The Candidatus Paceibacterota bacterium genome window below encodes:
- a CDS encoding DUF420 domain-containing protein, which yields MTPADLPAVNAALNTLSAAFLTAGYCFIRCGRRLAHRNCMLAAFAASTLFLVCYLAYHTYLAYYLHKGPTVFRDPAWFRPIYLGILLSHTLLAMAVVPLALITLWRALKQRFDRHKKIARWTWPIWMYVSITGVAIYLLLYQIFPQR from the coding sequence ATGACCCCGGCCGACCTGCCCGCCGTCAACGCCGCCCTCAACACGCTCAGCGCCGCCTTCCTGACCGCGGGGTACTGCTTCATCCGCTGCGGCCGCCGCCTCGCCCACCGCAACTGCATGCTCGCCGCTTTCGCCGCCTCCACCCTCTTCCTCGTCTGCTACCTTGCTTACCACACCTATCTCGCCTATTACCTCCACAAAGGCCCGACTGTTTTCCGCGACCCCGCCTGGTTCCGGCCCATCTACCTGGGCATTCTCCTCTCGCACACCCTGCTGGCCATGGCTGTTGTCCCGCTGGCCCTGATCACGCTCTGGCGCGCGCTCAAACAGCGTTTCGACCGGCATAAGAAGATCGCCCGCTGGACCTGGCCGATCTGGATGTATGTCTCCATCACGGGCGTGGCAATTTACCTCCTGCTTTACCAGATCTTTCCGCAGCGCTAA
- a CDS encoding L-histidine N(alpha)-methyltransferase, giving the protein MSPLVQVTIHSSQFPENVRRDLLESLRTRRVNHKFHYDSVKQTQQWLALHQAYSPSRTDPDCAAVYDRSFAAAASRMEYRRVHLIGLGCGGGQKDTRLLKRLQDAGMTVLYTPSDVSVPMVLVAQQAATSFIPPGNCFPLVCDLATADDLPAALDALPVPNAARLITFFGMIPNFEPQLILPRLASLMRLGDCLLFSANLAPGADYAAGVQRILPLYDNALTRDWLTTFLLDLGVAADDGELRFVVEDDPAGSGLKRVAAYFQFSWAREVRVDADKFEFSAGNSLRLFFSYRHTPARVRALLSQHGLKVLDQWIAKSREEGVFLATCA; this is encoded by the coding sequence ATGTCCCCGCTTGTTCAGGTAACCATTCACTCCAGCCAATTCCCGGAGAATGTGCGGCGCGATCTGCTGGAATCGCTGCGCACCCGCCGCGTCAACCACAAGTTCCACTACGACAGCGTTAAACAGACTCAGCAATGGCTGGCGCTGCACCAAGCATATTCCCCCTCGCGCACGGACCCGGACTGCGCCGCAGTCTACGATCGCAGCTTCGCCGCCGCTGCCTCCCGCATGGAATACCGGCGCGTGCACCTGATCGGCCTCGGCTGCGGCGGCGGGCAAAAGGACACGCGCCTGCTGAAACGGCTCCAGGATGCAGGCATGACCGTGCTCTACACACCCTCGGATGTCAGCGTCCCCATGGTCCTGGTCGCCCAGCAGGCCGCCACAAGCTTCATTCCGCCCGGGAACTGCTTCCCGCTGGTTTGCGATCTCGCCACCGCAGACGACTTGCCCGCCGCCCTCGACGCCTTGCCCGTCCCCAACGCGGCCCGGCTCATTACTTTCTTCGGCATGATCCCGAACTTCGAGCCACAGCTCATCCTGCCGCGCCTGGCCAGCCTGATGCGGCTCGGCGATTGCCTGCTCTTCAGCGCCAACCTCGCTCCCGGCGCTGATTACGCTGCCGGCGTGCAGCGCATCCTTCCCCTCTACGACAATGCTCTGACGCGCGACTGGCTGACCACCTTCCTGCTCGATCTCGGCGTGGCAGCCGACGACGGCGAACTTCGCTTCGTCGTCGAGGACGACCCGGCTGGCAGCGGCCTTAAACGCGTCGCCGCCTATTTCCAGTTCAGCTGGGCGAGGGAAGTTCGCGTGGATGCCGACAAGTTTGAGTTTTCTGCCGGCAACTCCCTCCGCCTGTTCTTCTCCTATCGCCATACGCCCGCGCGCGTGCGGGCGTTGCTCAGTCAGCATGGCCTCAAAGTGCTCGACCAGTGGATTGCCAAATCCCGGGAGGAAGGCGTGTTTCTGGCAACCTGCGCCTGA
- a CDS encoding dihydropteroate synthase, with the protein MLGLEQLAGLLERNRAAAGARVKEFSVGGKHFAFNSQSAIMGVINLSADSWYRESVGLNTAIAVRRGRVMREQGADIVDVGAESTLAHAARVDDSGQNSKLLPVIRALRESGILVSVETYQPAVTRACLEAGANILNLTGADRSDDLFRMVAAHDAAVIICYVQGRNVREVGDFDLSADPVGLMQDYFARQIEVAARNGVEKIFIDPGLGFYYSNLQDSSVRVRHQMTVFLNTFRLRTLGFPICHALPHAFEYFCEEVRCAEPFFAVLAALGKTDLFRTHEVPRVKAVLDTLRVY; encoded by the coding sequence ATGCTGGGACTGGAACAATTGGCCGGGTTACTCGAAAGGAATCGCGCTGCTGCCGGGGCGCGGGTGAAGGAATTCTCCGTCGGCGGCAAGCATTTCGCCTTCAACTCGCAATCCGCGATCATGGGCGTCATCAATCTCTCGGCGGACTCCTGGTATCGGGAGAGCGTCGGCCTTAACACGGCGATTGCGGTGCGTCGCGGCAGAGTCATGCGCGAGCAGGGGGCGGATATTGTGGACGTAGGGGCGGAATCCACGCTGGCGCATGCGGCGCGGGTGGACGATTCGGGTCAGAACAGCAAACTGCTCCCCGTCATCCGGGCTTTGCGGGAATCGGGTATCCTGGTCTCGGTGGAAACGTATCAGCCGGCAGTGACACGCGCCTGCCTGGAAGCGGGGGCGAATATTCTGAATCTGACTGGCGCCGACCGCAGCGATGATCTGTTTCGCATGGTGGCGGCGCACGATGCCGCGGTCATAATCTGCTACGTGCAGGGAAGGAACGTGCGGGAAGTGGGTGATTTTGATCTCAGCGCCGATCCGGTGGGGCTCATGCAAGACTACTTTGCGCGTCAGATTGAGGTCGCGGCCCGCAACGGCGTGGAGAAGATCTTCATAGATCCGGGCCTGGGCTTTTACTATAGCAACTTGCAGGACAGCAGCGTGCGGGTGCGCCACCAGATGACCGTGTTCCTGAACACGTTCCGGCTGCGCACGCTGGGCTTTCCGATTTGCCATGCCTTGCCCCACGCCTTCGAGTATTTCTGCGAGGAGGTGCGCTGCGCAGAACCCTTCTTTGCGGTTCTGGCCGCGCTGGGCAAGACCGATTTGTTCCGCACGCACGAGGTTCCCCGTGTCAAGGCGGTGCTGGACACGCTCCGGGTTTATTAG
- a CDS encoding lysophospholipase has translation MIPARNQYTLHTADHWELSAQEWLPESAPHAVVCLIHGLGEHSSRYAHVAGFLTRAGFVLNTFDLRGHGNSPGQRGHVQSYETCLDDIQCLLDDTARRYAGKSIFLYGQSLGGGLALNFALRRKSHLAGVIATAPLLRLAFEPPLHRVILAKVMNRVRPAHSNVCGCEAAALSRDPAVVRRYVEDPLNHDLISARLYVEASRAGLWALAHAAELRLRALVMHGDADRLTSADASRQFAERAGRCCTLKIWDGAYHELHNEPEKDAVFAYILAWLKDAAKRG, from the coding sequence ATGATTCCCGCCAGAAACCAATACACACTGCACACGGCCGACCACTGGGAGCTATCTGCCCAGGAATGGCTGCCGGAGTCGGCGCCACACGCAGTTGTCTGTCTGATACACGGGCTTGGAGAGCATAGCAGCCGGTATGCGCATGTGGCAGGGTTCCTGACCAGGGCAGGCTTTGTATTAAACACCTTTGATCTGCGCGGCCATGGCAATTCGCCGGGTCAAAGGGGGCATGTCCAATCCTACGAGACATGCCTGGATGATATTCAGTGCCTTCTGGATGACACAGCCCGGCGCTATGCCGGGAAGTCCATTTTCCTGTATGGACAGAGTCTTGGCGGCGGTTTGGCGCTCAACTTTGCCCTGCGCCGCAAGTCTCACCTGGCTGGAGTGATCGCCACAGCACCCTTGTTGCGGCTGGCCTTTGAACCACCCCTGCATCGGGTAATCCTGGCGAAGGTGATGAATCGGGTCCGGCCGGCCCACTCGAATGTTTGTGGTTGCGAGGCAGCAGCCCTTTCCCGCGATCCGGCGGTTGTCCGGCGATACGTGGAGGATCCGCTGAATCATGACTTGATCTCAGCCCGACTGTATGTGGAGGCCTCTCGGGCCGGCTTGTGGGCCCTTGCGCATGCCGCGGAGCTGAGACTGCGTGCCCTGGTCATGCACGGAGACGCGGACCGATTGACGTCCGCGGATGCCAGCCGCCAATTCGCCGAGCGGGCCGGCAGGTGCTGCACCTTGAAGATTTGGGATGGCGCGTATCATGAACTGCACAATGAGCCGGAGAAGGACGCTGTCTTTGCCTATATCCTGGCCTGGCTGAAGGATGCGGCGAAGCGCGGGTAG
- a CDS encoding sugar phosphate isomerase/epimerase, producing the protein MSKIHIGINLEFVRHHDKPFEWGVEKAADLGYTHVEPMVHWGRELLSEAGYFHSVSMLDDPLRVRHACARAGVKLSGLSAHTPITKPEIGTEYLKQAIRFAAECGAPVVNTDEGPKADWTTAAEDFVLMRYTLMESAKVAEPRGILIGLECHQQYSKHPDGLDRIQKLVRSPSIGINFDTGNAFLCGHDPYQWLRHVVKRLVHLHAKDISVQQGGAERGKVTGTPVGCACGDGVIDWKKVIQIIRKGCPRDIVLSVECGTVEQAERSIKHLRPLLK; encoded by the coding sequence ATGAGCAAGATCCACATTGGCATTAACCTCGAATTTGTCCGCCACCACGACAAGCCCTTCGAGTGGGGCGTGGAAAAGGCCGCCGACCTGGGCTACACGCACGTCGAGCCGATGGTCCATTGGGGCCGCGAGCTGCTGAGCGAGGCTGGCTATTTCCACAGCGTTTCCATGCTCGACGACCCGTTGCGGGTGAGGCATGCCTGCGCCCGGGCGGGGGTGAAGCTCTCCGGGCTGTCCGCCCATACCCCAATCACCAAGCCCGAGATCGGCACCGAATACCTTAAGCAGGCCATCCGTTTCGCCGCCGAATGCGGCGCCCCCGTCGTCAACACCGACGAGGGACCCAAGGCCGACTGGACCACCGCGGCCGAGGATTTCGTCCTGATGCGCTACACGCTAATGGAGTCCGCCAAGGTGGCCGAGCCGCGTGGGATACTCATCGGCTTGGAGTGCCATCAGCAGTATAGCAAACATCCTGACGGTCTTGACCGCATCCAGAAGCTCGTCAGGAGCCCCAGCATTGGCATCAACTTCGACACCGGCAATGCCTTCTTGTGCGGCCACGATCCCTACCAGTGGCTGAGGCATGTCGTCAAAAGGCTGGTACATCTGCACGCCAAGGACATCTCCGTCCAGCAAGGCGGCGCCGAGCGGGGCAAAGTCACCGGCACGCCGGTCGGCTGCGCGTGTGGGGACGGGGTGATTGATTGGAAGAAGGTCATTCAGATCATTCGCAAGGGTTGCCCGCGCGACATCGTGCTTTCCGTGGAATGCGGGACGGTGGAGCAGGCGGAGCGCTCGATCAAGCACCTGAGACCGTTGCTTAAGTGA
- a CDS encoding PmoA family protein, translated as MHRKPALPYRRFAFGLALLLALAGAASAANPAIAIDSKAAQGELEIQFKGRKLLVYAFATNQFKPYVRELYTLRGENVLRDAPPDHLHHHGLMYAVHVNGINFWEEHRTPGIQKHVELVRQSATVDAKGVPEAQFTELIHWLGPTNRGASDSLAAAVLVERRTLWLSVDEAKQEVALRWDGQFQVGPNAGRVTIRGANYTGLGLRLPESFNHVAKFQNSEGLPYHGPNTQNVIAARWTSVSGALNGHEGMLVLFGSTDSRRFFFTMLDPFAYLSVTQGLDKQPLEYGPGDKFSVSYLLTVYSETRTTEFIRRRCDQWDKERK; from the coding sequence ATGCATCGCAAGCCAGCATTGCCATACCGGCGTTTCGCTTTTGGGCTCGCACTGTTGTTGGCACTGGCCGGCGCCGCCAGCGCAGCCAACCCCGCCATCGCGATTGATTCGAAGGCGGCTCAGGGAGAACTGGAAATCCAATTCAAGGGGCGCAAGCTGCTTGTCTATGCCTTCGCCACGAATCAGTTCAAGCCTTACGTGCGCGAGCTTTACACCCTGCGTGGAGAGAACGTCTTGCGCGACGCGCCCCCGGACCATCTGCATCATCACGGCTTGATGTATGCCGTCCATGTCAACGGCATCAACTTCTGGGAAGAGCACCGAACGCCCGGCATCCAGAAGCACGTCGAACTAGTGCGCCAGAGCGCTACGGTTGACGCCAAGGGTGTGCCGGAGGCCCAGTTCACGGAGCTAATTCACTGGCTGGGGCCGACCAACCGAGGGGCGAGTGACTCCTTAGCTGCCGCTGTGCTTGTCGAGCGGCGCACTCTTTGGCTGTCCGTTGACGAGGCAAAGCAGGAAGTCGCCCTCCGATGGGATGGGCAGTTCCAGGTGGGGCCGAACGCTGGCAGAGTGACGATCCGGGGGGCAAATTACACGGGGCTCGGCCTGCGACTGCCGGAGTCATTCAATCACGTGGCGAAGTTCCAGAACTCCGAGGGCCTGCCTTACCATGGTCCGAACACGCAGAACGTCATTGCCGCCCGCTGGACGAGCGTCTCAGGCGCGCTGAACGGGCATGAGGGAATGCTGGTCTTGTTTGGCAGTACCGACTCGCGCCGCTTCTTCTTTACCATGCTCGACCCTTTCGCTTATTTATCGGTCACGCAGGGGCTGGACAAGCAGCCGCTGGAATACGGGCCGGGTGACAAGTTCAGCGTGAGCTATCTGCTTACAGTCTATTCGGAAACCAGGACCACCGAGTTCATCCGGCGTCGCTGCGACCAGTGGGATAAAGAACGCAAGTGA
- a CDS encoding ThuA domain-containing protein — translation MDTHKKGTAVILAVLIVLSGGRVCAAPGAVSAATREKARILLVTGVDYPGHLWRQTAPALAEALRKDLRLEVVTAEDPGFLDSAAIHQYDLLLLHFQNWHQPGPAEQARENLRRFVEGGKGVALAHFACGAWVGEWREFAKIAGRVWAGEGSGVRNHDPHGTFRVELTRPNHPILRGMTDFDTEDELYTCLVGDHPIEILAQSKSKVDGKYYPMAFISHYGQGRTFHCLLGHDAKAFSVPGAQELFRRGCAWAAGLASAPTQSVQQPKN, via the coding sequence ATGGACACGCATAAGAAAGGCACGGCAGTAATTCTGGCGGTGTTGATAGTGCTCAGCGGGGGGCGGGTGTGCGCCGCCCCGGGCGCGGTGTCGGCCGCCACCAGGGAGAAGGCGCGCATCTTGTTGGTCACCGGTGTGGATTATCCTGGCCACCTGTGGCGGCAGACGGCGCCCGCGTTGGCTGAAGCGCTGCGCAAGGACTTGCGGCTGGAGGTTGTCACGGCGGAGGACCCCGGCTTTCTGGATTCGGCGGCCATCCACCAATACGACCTGCTCCTGCTGCACTTTCAGAATTGGCACCAGCCGGGACCAGCCGAGCAGGCGCGCGAGAACCTGCGCCGGTTTGTGGAAGGTGGAAAGGGGGTCGCGCTGGCACACTTCGCCTGCGGCGCCTGGGTCGGCGAGTGGCGGGAGTTCGCGAAGATCGCCGGCCGGGTGTGGGCCGGGGAGGGGTCAGGCGTGCGCAATCATGACCCCCACGGAACGTTCCGCGTTGAGTTGACCAGGCCCAATCATCCGATCCTGCGCGGCATGACAGACTTCGACACGGAGGACGAACTATACACTTGCCTGGTTGGCGATCACCCGATCGAAATCCTTGCGCAGTCCAAGTCCAAAGTGGACGGCAAATACTACCCGATGGCCTTTATATCGCACTATGGGCAGGGGCGGACCTTTCATTGCCTGCTTGGCCACGACGCCAAGGCGTTCAGTGTGCCCGGCGCGCAGGAGCTGTTTCGGCGCGGCTGCGCCTGGGCGGCGGGCCTCGCATCGGCGCCCACGCAATCCGTCCAACAACCAAAGAACTAA
- a CDS encoding Gfo/Idh/MocA family oxidoreductase, which yields MKNDNPLAQTITRRDFLRTSAVAASAAAVGTVSLGVHAAGSDIIKVGMIGCGGRNTGAGAQALSADPGARLVAMSDIFLDRVKGAREAITQAKGAQVNVDDAHCFTGFDGYKHVIEASDVVLIANAAKFHPLHSMAAIQAGKHVFVEKPHAIDPLGVRLMQQACDLAREKKLCIVSGLHSRFHTGYNETVQRIRDGAIGHVVSIEENFLRAPYRITERKPKYSELDWQCSTQYHFRWLSGDDVPQSLVHNLDRASWVLGNAVPTKCHGLAGRSTMVEALYGDVFDHHSVVYEFEKGVRVYAFCRTTTGCYDEYSSLVFGSKGKASIMGCRISGETNWRWEGQCDPYQVEHDKLFAGVRSGNPINCGDYMARSTMIGVMGQLSCYTGKEVTWEQVMASDYYYPPRPEECRDGMEPPTRPGPNGSYPVPEPGRTKMI from the coding sequence ATGAAGAACGATAATCCCCTTGCGCAAACCATCACTCGCCGCGATTTCCTGCGGACTTCGGCGGTGGCTGCTTCCGCGGCCGCGGTGGGCACGGTCAGCCTTGGCGTCCATGCCGCCGGAAGCGACATCATCAAGGTGGGCATGATTGGCTGCGGTGGCCGCAATACCGGCGCGGGAGCACAGGCGCTGAGCGCCGACCCCGGCGCCCGGCTGGTTGCCATGAGCGATATATTCTTGGACCGAGTCAAGGGGGCGCGGGAAGCGATCACGCAGGCCAAGGGCGCGCAGGTGAATGTGGATGACGCGCACTGCTTCACCGGTTTCGATGGCTACAAGCATGTGATCGAGGCGTCGGATGTGGTGTTGATTGCCAATGCGGCGAAGTTCCATCCGCTCCACTCGATGGCGGCCATTCAGGCGGGCAAACATGTATTTGTCGAAAAACCGCACGCGATTGACCCGCTCGGCGTTAGGCTCATGCAGCAGGCGTGCGACCTCGCCAGGGAGAAGAAGCTGTGCATCGTTTCGGGCCTGCATAGCCGCTTCCATACGGGGTATAACGAGACCGTGCAGCGCATCCGGGACGGCGCCATTGGCCACGTCGTCAGCATCGAGGAGAACTTCCTGCGGGCGCCTTACCGCATCACCGAACGCAAGCCGAAGTACAGCGAACTGGATTGGCAATGCAGCACGCAATATCACTTCCGCTGGCTGTCGGGCGATGACGTGCCGCAGTCCCTGGTGCACAACCTGGATCGGGCGAGCTGGGTGCTGGGCAACGCAGTCCCCACGAAGTGCCACGGCTTGGCCGGCCGGTCCACCATGGTGGAAGCGCTTTATGGAGACGTATTTGATCATCATTCGGTGGTGTATGAGTTTGAGAAGGGTGTGCGGGTCTACGCGTTTTGCCGCACGACTACAGGCTGCTACGATGAGTATTCGAGCCTGGTCTTCGGCAGCAAAGGCAAGGCCTCTATCATGGGCTGCCGAATTTCGGGCGAGACCAACTGGCGCTGGGAGGGCCAGTGCGATCCTTACCAGGTCGAGCATGACAAGCTGTTCGCGGGCGTCCGCTCGGGCAATCCCATCAATTGCGGGGATTACATGGCGCGTAGCACTATGATTGGGGTCATGGGCCAGCTTTCTTGCTATACCGGCAAGGAGGTGACGTGGGAGCAGGTCATGGCCTCGGACTACTACTACCCCCCGAGACCGGAGGAATGTCGAGACGGGATGGAGCCTCCGACCAGGCCGGGCCCAAACGGCAGCTATCCGGTGCCTGAACCCGGGCGGACGAAGATGATCTGA
- a CDS encoding amidohydrolase, with amino-acid sequence MKRSAVQWILASCLAASCLRGQGATPAEEMVRSRVTQECPGLLELYQHLHAHPELSFQETQSAARVAEELRKAGCEVTTGVGRGGVVGVLRNGAGPTVLLRADMDALPVKEQTGLPYASKVTARDAQGNQVPVMHACGHDMHMTWLVGAARVLRQVKDQWRGTVVFVGQPAEEAVGGASGMIEDGLFQRFPRPDFCFALHDDAELAVGTVGYRSGYFCASVDSVDVIVRGVGGHGAYPQKTKDPVVLAAQIVLALQTIVSRELQPGEPAVVTVGTIHGGTRRNIIPDEVRLQLTVRSYAEETRRQTLEGIERIARGQALAAGLPEDRLPEVRVMEELTPALYNDPKLTERLVGALKGWFGETNLIEKRASMGGEDFAEFGRTEPKIPICMLNIGGVSLEDLNASKQTGKPLPSLHSPFWSPEPEPSIKAGVTAMTAAVLELSPAREVERPRQP; translated from the coding sequence GTGAAACGGTCTGCGGTGCAGTGGATCCTGGCGTCTTGCCTGGCGGCGTCTTGCCTGCGGGGCCAGGGCGCCACGCCGGCGGAGGAGATGGTGCGTTCACGAGTGACGCAGGAGTGCCCCGGCCTGCTTGAACTTTACCAGCACCTGCATGCCCATCCCGAGTTGTCCTTCCAGGAAACACAAAGCGCCGCGCGCGTGGCCGAGGAACTCCGGAAAGCCGGCTGCGAAGTCACCACCGGGGTCGGCAGGGGCGGAGTTGTGGGCGTGCTGCGCAATGGCGCCGGCCCCACCGTCCTGCTCCGGGCGGACATGGACGCGCTGCCTGTAAAGGAACAAACGGGGCTGCCTTACGCCAGCAAGGTGACCGCCAGGGACGCGCAAGGAAACCAAGTGCCGGTCATGCATGCCTGCGGTCACGACATGCACATGACCTGGCTGGTGGGCGCGGCGCGAGTGCTGCGTCAGGTCAAGGATCAATGGCGCGGCACGGTGGTTTTCGTCGGCCAGCCCGCCGAAGAAGCCGTCGGCGGGGCGTCCGGCATGATCGAGGACGGCTTGTTCCAGCGCTTCCCCCGTCCGGACTTCTGCTTCGCTTTGCATGACGACGCGGAGCTGGCGGTTGGGACGGTGGGTTACCGGTCGGGTTACTTCTGCGCCAGCGTTGATTCAGTGGATGTCATCGTGCGCGGCGTGGGCGGGCATGGCGCCTACCCGCAGAAGACCAAAGACCCCGTGGTCCTCGCCGCGCAGATTGTTCTCGCCCTCCAAACTATTGTCAGCCGCGAGCTGCAGCCCGGCGAACCGGCGGTGGTAACGGTCGGCACCATCCATGGCGGCACCCGGCGCAACATCATACCCGATGAGGTGCGGCTGCAATTGACCGTGCGCTCCTATGCCGAGGAAACGCGGCGCCAAACCCTGGAAGGCATTGAACGCATAGCGCGCGGACAGGCCCTGGCGGCGGGGTTGCCGGAGGACCGCCTGCCCGAGGTGAGAGTAATGGAAGAACTCACTCCCGCTCTTTACAACGACCCGAAGCTGACCGAAAGGCTGGTGGGCGCGCTCAAAGGCTGGTTCGGTGAAACCAACCTCATCGAGAAGAGAGCCTCGATGGGGGGAGAGGACTTCGCCGAGTTTGGCCGGACCGAGCCGAAGATTCCCATTTGCATGCTGAACATCGGCGGGGTCAGCCTTGAAGATCTCAACGCGAGCAAGCAAACGGGAAAACCCCTGCCTTCTCTCCACTCGCCATTCTGGTCGCCGGAGCCCGAACCGAGCATCAAAGCGGGCGTCACTGCCATGACAGCGGCAGTGCTCGAGTTGAGCCCGGCCCGGGAGGTCGAGCGTCCCCGCCAGCCCTGA
- a CDS encoding GNAT family N-acetyltransferase, protein MEIKIREAALGDAPVIADFNLRLAQESEELRLEAARVEAGVAALLTDRAKGVYYVAEVHGAIVGQMLITYEWSDWRNGNMWWIQSVYVKPEFRRAGVFRSLFNHLRNLAQARKEVCSLRLYVHADNTRACESYERLGMSRTKYEIFELDVSEEGRQS, encoded by the coding sequence ATGGAAATCAAGATTCGGGAAGCGGCCCTGGGCGACGCGCCGGTGATTGCGGACTTCAATCTGCGCTTGGCGCAGGAGAGCGAAGAGCTGAGGCTGGAGGCGGCTCGCGTTGAGGCGGGCGTTGCGGCCCTGCTGACGGACCGGGCCAAAGGCGTTTATTACGTCGCCGAGGTGCATGGCGCAATCGTGGGGCAGATGTTGATCACCTATGAGTGGAGCGACTGGCGCAACGGCAACATGTGGTGGATTCAAAGCGTTTACGTAAAGCCGGAGTTCCGGCGCGCCGGGGTGTTTCGCTCGCTGTTCAACCACCTGCGGAACCTCGCGCAAGCTCGCAAGGAGGTCTGCAGTCTCCGGCTCTATGTGCATGCGGATAACACCCGCGCTTGCGAATCGTATGAGCGGTTAGGCATGAGCCGCACCAAGTACGAGATATTCGAGTTGGATGTGAGCGAGGAGGGGCGCCAATCGTGA
- a CDS encoding Smr/MutS family protein: MDDPVQLPIDGVLDLHTFSPREVKDLVTDYLAACRERGIFQVRIIHGKGIGALKRTVHSMLSKHPEVVSFALDHPQYGGWGATIVHLRKPQDQNQ; the protein is encoded by the coding sequence ATGGACGACCCTGTTCAACTGCCGATTGACGGTGTGCTGGACCTGCACACCTTCAGCCCGCGGGAAGTCAAAGACCTCGTAACGGATTATCTGGCCGCCTGCCGGGAACGCGGCATTTTCCAGGTGCGAATCATTCACGGCAAGGGCATCGGCGCTCTCAAGCGCACCGTCCACTCGATGCTGTCCAAGCACCCCGAGGTCGTGTCCTTCGCCCTCGACCATCCCCAATACGGCGGCTGGGGCGCGACCATCGTCCACCTGCGCAAGCCGCAGGACCAGAACCAGTAA